The sequence below is a genomic window from Candidatus Afararchaeum irisae.
GGTAAGGGTACACCTGCTGAGACGATGCCCTACTGGAGACATCTCAAGAAGCAGAGCGCAAAGGAGCGTACACCTGTCCAGAACACCAACCCTGTCAGAGGTGCGAAGCTCTACCTCGAAAACTGTTCGAGATGTCACGGCAAGGACGGACAGGGCATAGCATCACAGTACCCACCCATATGGGGCAACGGATCCTTCAGCGACGGAGCAGGCATGAGCCGTCTCTACACGTCAGCAGCGTTCGTACGTGAAGCAATGCCTTACAACGGGGCGCACCAGCTTACCAACTGGAGCGACGTCCAGGATGTCGCCGGATTCGTCAACTCGCATAAACGTCCGCATCTCGACCGCCAGCCTATCGACTGGGCCACATCGACACCAATGAACGACTCCTCGGGCATAAGGGACGAGGCGCTCTACTACGATCGCCTCCAGTACAAACTCGGCTATGACATCAACCCGATGACGAAGAAGATGCTCGTCGGCGGACTACCTGTCGGAACACAGCCGATCAACCAGAGTATGCTCGAAGGTCTCAACATATCGAGATACGACAAGCCCCTCAGAGACGTCAATGTCTCTGACAGATACCCGTCGTGGCTCCACAAGAGTCAGGTTCCTGACTCGAACATCTCAGCCTGGATGGATCACCACTCACCCAGACCTGAGAACCCATGGTGGGAGCAGATGGGCATAAGTCTAGAGACGATACAGAAGAAGGGAGCACAAGCTGCAATCGAGCAGGCTCAGAGCGGCTCAGCGTCGTAGAGTAGAACAGTAGAACAGACAGCCTTTCGTTTGTTTTATTTTTAGGTGAAGACGAGTAGCGGAGCGGCTACTAAGACGAGACAGAATCCAGAAGCCA
It includes:
- a CDS encoding c-type cytochrome; protein product: MSRSSRRKQIAIIAGLAAVLVLAGCMGGGGNGGAPDSGAGGDGAPTNDTTQDGGDQGGVNGGMEAEPVSLPGTWTGYKWLDEDIRKADGLKHRNASVEGAQYKFVPKKMNESTLPGGRRGELIRYGRKLMANTSEMMPQYVGNNLSCANCHGGGALPTTTGMVGQDIKLIPFVGTSAGYPEWTGRTYRMRNLRLRITGCFLRSMNGGPNAPAGELPPLRSKEIQAMENYIVWLGKGTPAETMPYWRHLKKQSAKERTPVQNTNPVRGAKLYLENCSRCHGKDGQGIASQYPPIWGNGSFSDGAGMSRLYTSAAFVREAMPYNGAHQLTNWSDVQDVAGFVNSHKRPHLDRQPIDWATSTPMNDSSGIRDEALYYDRLQYKLGYDINPMTKKMLVGGLPVGTQPINQSMLEGLNISRYDKPLRDVNVSDRYPSWLHKSQVPDSNISAWMDHHSPRPENPWWEQMGISLETIQKKGAQAAIEQAQSGSAS